A stretch of the Nerophis ophidion isolate RoL-2023_Sa linkage group LG27, RoL_Noph_v1.0, whole genome shotgun sequence genome encodes the following:
- the nab1b gene encoding NGFI-A-binding protein 1b, whose amino-acid sequence MAAVLPRTLGELQLYRILQRANLLYYYEAFIQQGGDDVQQLCEAGEEEFLEIMALVGMASKPLHVRRLQKALRDWVTNPAIFNQPLTSLPVCSIPVYKLPEGSPTLLSAQDRANTSSTKMTKAVATCSDTGKLDVTRDKVSVGSPLQGNSEARFWSGHSNDSEHSLSPSDLGSPSSPREVMEALDAAAVQSVLECVDRMAPGLAKADIADVKEQLKSNKKLAKMVGHIFDLSEEDPRREEEIRKYSAIYGRFDSKRRDGKHLTLHELTVNEAAAQLCMRDTALLTRRDELFGLARQISREVTYKYTYRTSKSRCGDEPSPKRIKTEENFFDIQEALQAIHMRQEMLREQLACAKSKGDESIGRNLQMQLERLLARQMEILQDAAVQERLQALDWRIPPAALKYLTEAQNTNGAGSDASRETQDERPMNLRVVSQTMQEGDLPLGKQLANELKRHHNHNNNNTEETKTAATENGTSQRASSSTDKKTIKSEPEDST is encoded by the exons ATGGCCGCGGTCTTGCCGAGGACGCTGGGTGAGCTCCAGCTCTACCGGATCCTGCAGCGAGCCAACCTTCTCTACTACTATGAAGCCTTCATCCAGCAGGGTGGCGACGACGTGCAGCAGCTGTGCGAGGCCGGTGAGGAAGAGTTCCTGGAGATCATGGCCCTGGTCGGTATGGCCAGCAAGCCGCTGCACGTACGCCGCTTGCAGAAAGCGCTACGCGACTGGGTCACCAACCCGGCCATCTTCAACCAGCCCCTGACCTCACTGCCGGTCTGCAGCATCCCGGTCTACAAACTCCCTGAAGGCTCGCCGACATTACTGAGCGCCCAGGACCGGGCCAACACATCCAGCACCAAGATGACCAAAGCGGTCGCGACCTGCTCAGACACGGGAAAGCTGGACGTGACCCGGGACAAAGTCTCCGTGGGGTCCCCCCTCCAGGGGAATAGCGAAGCTCGGTTCTGGTCGGGACACAGCAACGATAGCGAGCACAGTCTGTCACCCTCTGACCTGGGCTCGCCGTCCTCACCCAGAGAAGTGATGGAGGCTCTGGATGCGGCTGCCGTGCAGTCGGTCCTAGAGTGCGTGGACAGGATGGCACCGGGACTTGCCAAGGCGGACATTGCTGATGTCAAAGAGCAGCTCAAGAGCAACAAGAAACTGGCAAAGATGGTCGGTCACATCTTTGACCTGAGCGAGGAGGATCCGCGGAGGGAGGAGGAGATTCGCAAATACAGCGCCATCTACGGACGCTTCGATTCAAAGAGGCGGGACGGCAAACACCTGACACTCCATGAG CTGACAGTGAACGAGGCAGCAGCCCAGCTCTGCATGAGGGACACCGCCCTGCTGACCCGCCGCGACGAGCTCTTCGGACTCGCCCGGCAGATCTCCAGAGAGGTCACCTATAAGTACACCTACCGCACCAGCAA GTCTCGCTGTGGAGATGAGCCCTCTCCTAAAAGAATTAAAACCGAG GAGAACTTCTTTGACATCCAGGAGGCGCTGCAGGCTATTCACATGAGGCAGGAGATGCTGCGGGAGCAGCTGGCCTGTGCTAAGTCCAAAGGAGACGAAAGCATCGGACGGAATCTGCAG ATGCAGCTGGAGCGTCTGCTGGCGAGGCAGATGGAGATCCTGCAGGACGCGGCGGTGCAGGAGCGGCTTCAGGCTCTGGACTGGAGGATCCCCCCCGCCGCCTTGAAGTACCTGACTGAGGCCCAGAACACCAACGGGGCCGGGAGTGACGCCAGCAGAGAGACTCAGG ATGAGCGACCGATGAACCTGCGTGTTGTCAGTCAAACCATGCAGGAAGGTGACCTCCCACTGGGCAAACAGCTGGCCAACGAGCTGAAACGTCATcacaaccacaacaacaacaacacagaagaGACCAAAACAGCAGCAACAG AAAACGGGACTTCACAGCGGGCGTCCAGCAGCACAGACAAAAAGACCATCAAGTCGGAACCGGAAGACTCCACATAG